The sequence catataattaataatctgataataaataatttgataatcagtactaaatatgtagtaatatatataaaaatataataatcatattttaggGTCCTATCATCTAATAagtcaaaatttttatattagaaatgtaaattgttttctttttcatgataattttctattatctatactaatattataaatgcgaaagtaactctgtctgtctggtgCTATTTCATGGCTAAACCATTGTACCGATGATGATGATCAtgataattttaagaaatttggTACGAATCAAGCTCCAAGGAAAGatgtaggctactttttatgcctcaTACAATGCCTCATACAATGTACCATTAAAATGAGAGTGAAGTCTCAGGCCGTAGCTAGTTATGAATAATGTTAACTTTGACAGTTTAATAACAAAGTACTAGTATTATCCCTATTttctaatatagttttttaaaaaaaagtataaaattccAGTTTCAAATATCTGAACCCCATCCTACCCaggattttgttaaaaaattaccaATACTATTGAGTTTTAATAATTCTGGACTGTTTTCTGCATAGGGCAACAGAAAATTGATGAGTGAATTGCATTGCTCATATTGAAATGCTTCTGCTCATATCTGCCtttgcaaataatatataataattattataaagtggtattaaattaaaattttaattattatagaattcaTATTGAAATCatagtaatttgtttaaatattttacaatattatttcagCCTCCCACGTCAGATGGTGTTGCCGAACTGAGCTCTCCTCCAGTGTTAAGTGGTGCGGCAAACTTGGTGCCAATATTGGGCGAAGTGCCTCATCCTCCTCCTGGGTTGCCAATTCCACAGTACAATGTTGGGGACTTCTTAGGTCAACACACATGGCCTGCTAACATCATAGTCTCACCACTCAATCAACCTTTAGAggtgtgtaattattttattactttatagttaagtatataagaatattattattgttgttttcatATTCTCTAACTTTGATATTACCTATAAAGCCatgatagtaaataaataaggatCTATGTTTAGTATTAGActagctttatttatatttttaaatagattaaatagatCTTAGTATAGCTAGCATTGTTCTGCCCATATTGtggtaaatgtaattaatgtggtaaatattaataacgatatgtattattcatagttatttttttttgatagaaatgtttttgtaattctcAAAATGTTAACAAAGAAAAGTTACAATTGttactatttttgaaaatttattattttttaccaaaagCGAGGTGTTATTATCAATACTTATGGTTCTTGTATCTTAAATATGGGGAATTGCAAAGTGCTAAATTATTGTttagaaatttcatttaatcatatttactgtaacatatatataccaaTAGTCTTGGAGATCAGTAGAGTAGAATAGTAATCGATAGGTTGCAGCACCATCTAGTGTCTAGTTACAACAAAGttgcttaatataaaaatcttctatagcctattccaactgGAATTaggaaaagataaacaaaccttagattcatGTATTtctacgatttgctaataactccgCTAACAATATAAAGTACCTCAGCAGTATCAGTTATCTCCACTatgattttacttccaaaattcctataacagtttcgtcgacgttcaaaacgctatATTTCGTAaatcatatgtatgtatgtaaagtatatgtatactctataaaaattacacataCCTGACATTACATATGAATGACGGCTGATAAATTTGCTGCTTATAAGGTGCATCATAAAGTTGatattgacttttttatttctagatatGTTTTTCTTCGTATTAGTATTCAGTCCAGTGACCTACCGCAGCCTTGATTTCGAAAAATGTcgaaaaaaatcttgaaattgGAAGAACcaatgcaaaataatattttcaggtATTAAACTATCAAGCTGGACCGGGTGGTGCAGGCGCTCCAGCGTCGCCTTTGATGTCGTCGCCGGGTGACAGTCGCGCCGCGTCCCCGCGCTCGCGTCGGCGCCTGTCACGTGACCGCTCCCCGCCACTTGTGCCCCTACCGCCGCCGGAGACGTTACCGCACCTCGCAGCCACTTTCGACAATCTTACTGTTTCTGAGGTCcgtgtattatattaatttaggaTGTAAATgttcatctattaaaaaaatattttaaatatattttaaaagctgGGTTTTATTGCTAACAATGgtatttgacattattttgactttgaatagCATTACAAAGGTCTTTTGTTTTCAACATTTGTAACTGggtattcaatttgttttttttttttttgtaaattgaatattgTGATTGTTGATTTACTGtgttcgtaaaataaataagataatgtaaaatatttttttagatgcgGCATAATGTCGGAGAGGAGAGACTACGTGAGATAACCGCCATGCACCATCAGTACCGATCACTCGAAAAACTAAACGGCGTTAGAAGACGCGCAGCCTATTGTCCACAACCTCGGTCGTCGTCAGATAGTGGCTCCAGTGCGGCGTCGTCACCGCCCAGCACGCCGGCGCCGCAGCCGCGCCGTGCGACACCTTCCATGCCCCCCGGCCCCGCTCCCTCCGCGCCGCCCGTGCCCTACTTGCCCTACACGCGGCCCTACCCCTATCCCACGCCCCCACCTGCCTATCGACCTCCACCTCCGCCTTTCGCCAACGGGGAGCCGCCGCCGTATCCCACGGCGGCGCCTTTCGCTGGTTTTGTTCCCGTACTGTATGCGCCGCCTAAGCTATCTTGCTGGAACTGTGGTGGTGCGGGCCACGCCGGCCATGAGTGTAAAGAACCGAGTATGGAAGAAATGACTCGCGCTGGTGGTTACCAGTTAGATTTCGGTGGTGCCCCTCCACCGGAAGCCGGTGACAAGTAGGAGATCGCCTAGCGCCCGGCCCGGTAGGACGTGGCCCTGCCGGGACGGGGAGGTGAGCCGACGTGGATACCCTTTATCTTTCTTCGGATCGTCCCCGCCGGATGATCCGATATCCGAAATTGGGCTCGCGCCTCTGTGACCTGAGCCTAGTGCTTCGATATTCGGTCCGGCGTATGAGGCCCGATGAAAAACTAAGAGGGTTTCGATATTAGATTGATTTGTATTCATTAGGTGTGACCTTAGTGTAAAACTGCGCTTATTGGGCTGACCTAATCAAAGTAAAGAGTGTCGAGTTAATTTGACATTGAGTATTTACACACTTTCAATTCTGCAGTTTTTTATGACCAATAAGGGTAACTCCATTTTTTCATTGTCTCTACATATTAAGCAAACATTGTTTTGGATTTACTGAAAAACATCAACTCTAAAATTTCCATTTCCGATTTTCAAATGTGCAATTAGTAGTTAATACGACAACGACaagtacaaaaatgttttaaaataataattcattcaatttatttttaattacgtatatgtttttttaattacatttacaacatttaatacAAGCTGTATAATTGAAAGTGTGACGTTCACTTATGAAAATCTGACACTAATTGTTTCGGCATATTTGCTATAAATTAGAGGGAATTCCgtgttaactaaaataaaataatggatttACCGTAAAAATAGTGAATAAGGGCCCGCGCACGTCTGTCGATATATAGCGCAGAGATTTTTGAATAacaggaaataaataaactgaacaATTGGTCCTCGAGACTAGCAAAATGGACAAGAAGTATTACTACCATACTTTGCAGAACAGGAACtgttatgattatattaaaggCAAATTTCCCATATTAGGCCCACCTCAATTGATTGCTCGAGGCTTGCTAAATCCTGCTCAAGCATGCTCTGCGCTGCAATTCGTCAGATTAGCTCAGGTGCTGAGACGATTTTTTCTGCAATTTATTTGGAGAAttactattattgtaatattcttagaacattacaaaatgttaataaaaagtaaaaaaaaatgatatttttaattaatattttaaattcgattttatataaaatatgtagtgaCTTACTGAACAGTGCCATAGTCATTGCTACAATTTgagtgataatttaaaataattttgtatgatGTTGTATATTTTGACTAAAATACAAATGCACTTTAACTATTCTACTGAACATAATAAGAATGGTTTTGTTTGATATAACAAGTTATAAACAATCGAATGAGAATTTTCGGATTAATCTCATATTGTAAATAAGGCTTTATTTCCTTAAGTACAAAttatttggaaatattatttaagtttaaattaagatctatatattatatttatggaattCCCTGTAATTTTTTATGTCACTTCCGTAACAGTGtacgtaatattttagtaaagcaAGCATTAAGCTACTGTGTATAAAGTTCAAACTCATAATCTGACTGAATATATATGCTAatgaattgtttcctttgaccCAAGACTGATTAATGAACTAGCAATGTATttccaaaatttttaaaactttgtcaTGGGGTTTGTACAGTTTTGGTTATAGCGAGTTTCTAAAATCAGAACTACGGATTTATCACTAAAGATTCTTAGGTCTGAcagaatgataataaattatcgtaATGACTGTACCCGCGTgtttgtattttgaaatattttaaatatattgaacaagGGGTAACTGATCAAGTTCAAGGTATGGCAAATGCTCTTAACGTTATAAAATTAGTGTTTATATTGAAgtcattgtaaataattacaaatgtgTAAGAGAGATGACACGTCGCTGGATGTgatcatattttgtaaatattttcgt comes from Vanessa atalanta chromosome 3, ilVanAtal1.2, whole genome shotgun sequence and encodes:
- the LOC125077162 gene encoding formin-like protein 20; this translates as MVCKEDVVSWFKELESYKRIDAMCTLLNMCLPFELRFIGTYLEELGKRDFQELRGAELRANNPTDLAADIGGADTDSRTRRKMALYVSLLRSCNFACATTLYNAMVSLEQSGLLKGLYGDLLEEILLLYTMALHHPAFTFDQKSHFGEILEKLKLEDQRIQYQEQQDHNINLAPVSGCHTQSSITANMSVPPPNLSSLVPQPGIMFVKTPGVQPPTSDGVAELSSPPVLSGAANLVPILGEVPHPPPGLPIPQYNVGDFLGQHTWPANIIVSPLNQPLEVLNYQAGPGGAGAPASPLMSSPGDSRAASPRSRRRLSRDRSPPLVPLPPPETLPHLAATFDNLTVSEMRHNVGEERLREITAMHHQYRSLEKLNGVRRRAAYCPQPRSSSDSGSSAASSPPSTPAPQPRRATPSMPPGPAPSAPPVPYLPYTRPYPYPTPPPAYRPPPPPFANGEPPPYPTAAPFAGFVPVLYAPPKLSCWNCGGAGHAGHECKEPSMEEMTRAGGYQLDFGGAPPPEAGDK